The Biomphalaria glabrata chromosome 1, xgBioGlab47.1, whole genome shotgun sequence sequence ATCAACCAATAAATTATTTACATTAGTGAACATGCCACCTTCTTCTTCCACATCTACAGTCAAGTTGTAGAGTCGTAGGGCTTCTCCACATCCAATAGTTTCAACTATTCTTGCTGAAAGAAAAAGAGGACGATGGATCATGACATGGACATATGTAAGACATATtcatacattttaaagaaagacatacatttttatttgataacAGATTTTCCACtttttgaaattgaaatgataaataattacttttgtatGAATGGAGCCCAAGACTTGGAAAatacttaatttatttttttatgtctacTTAAAGGAATAAATGTAGTTTCTATTGGTCAATTTACAGAAAACGTGATAGTCTGTACCTTAAAAAATGTACTTAAATCATGCTTACCAAAaatacataacaatatataatatgtatgcgaaaaaaaatctatgaaaTTCTGatataaatacaatataaaatttaaataaatctatacTGTTTAGATACTAGTATGATATGTATATCATGTTAATCTATACAATTCTAGCACCAGCGCCCAATGTGTTTATGTCCCTCAAAAGGCCTGAACAAAACACTGGCCCCAAgtgtttaatatttaaagtaatCTACAATGATCAACAGattctgatatatatatatttatatagctaAGATTTTACAGACTGTTTTAGTACTTGCTAAAATAGGATGTGTGTATGCATTTGGTGCATGACAAGATATTCAAAAGTAAGACAAGCTGTGTGGCTACTTACTAAATAAATCCAGCTTAGGTTCAGACAAGTTGGACGTGATGGAGCTAACAAGTTCTTGAATACTGACACCAGCTGTCTCCTCCAACTTCACTAACTTATTCAGTTTgactgttttctttttgtaaaagtgatttttccTTTTTCTAGATCCATATTCAGACCTCAGAGTATCCTCCTTCTCTACTTCCACATCAGCAAATATATCAtctttaacatcatctggcATTGGCTCAACAATAGGTCGCAGATCTTCTTTAGCTTTGGTGTAATCATAAGTCTCGACATTGCGGTCACTTTTATACACACTGAACGTCTTCAGATCTTGCGACAAAACTTGTTCTGTGATCACTGAACCCCATACGTTATTTTTTCTCCGTTTGTAGTTACAAGGTTTAAAATCAGAAGAGTCATTTGACAGCAACGGGTTAATAAATGGAACTTCTTTTACATTAGAATCGGAGGCATGATTTTCAGTATGAAAACTTCTAGACCTTTTTAAGTCAGAAAAATCGTCCTCATCACTGCTACTGTTgtctgagttgatctttatctGGGGTATTTGTGGACGATAGCCTGGTTTGTTACTGTATAAATTAACAGGTGCTGGACTAGGTTCCTGGTGGAATATCTGGCAAGAATAAGTAAAATGAAAAATGTGTGAATTATATAATTATGACacaaatacatattaaatatgcAATCATggaacattttaattataatatctgattctaaaagtaaaatattttagatatttcaAATTCAAATACTACCAATGCTTTCTTcacaaatgtgtgtgtgtattacctggatttcttatcttattgttacgatctctcttcctactcaggccttctgtaaacactgctaaaactcaacacaatacatcaacacatcaagaacctgacaacaagagctccacaatatcgggtactttaataatgagtgattaagtagataacagccaatactagacaattggcatcaaacatcaacaactaaaatgtcactctgtacatcaccgtacaaaactctactgtctctctttctggacttgtacatcaacacatgaggactcgaccaggaccgacttcatagccgactaacagtcccggtctcgacgctctccggtcttgaactgccgctttcctacacagtgtcactcgtacacgcaggctttcgatcacatgaccataacattggtcatatttgcgtgtaatcgtgtaatcgtagtactgtcccttgtccatggccccgctgacctgagtgattcacgtgtgtgtcagctgagcctatagttaaccctttttcgacgccaatagggttataacactgcccccttctcagatttgtccgtcccggacaaaatctatCACACGACATAGGCAGTGGAGTTGAATCAATGCAGGAGGAGGTCTATCGGTGGGGGCGACAATGGGCTTATAGTGCCATCTCGATGGAGCCATCTGTGCTGTAGTCT is a genomic window containing:
- the LOC106050752 gene encoding phosphorylated adapter RNA export protein-like codes for the protein MLVLSAACRLLFPSTQKISKTKMDNDIEDGECTDSDSDGIFHQEPSPAPVNLYSNKPGYRPQIPQIKINSDNSSSDEDDFSDLKRSRSFHTENHASDSNVKEVPFINPLLSNDSSDFKPCNYKRRKNNVWGSVITEQVLSQDLKTFSVYKSDRNVETYDYTKAKEDLRPIVEPMPDDVKDDIFADVEVEKEDTLRSEYGSRKRKNHFYKKKTVKLNKLVKLEETAGVSIQELVSSITSNLSEPKLDLFTRIVETIGCGEALRLYNLTVDVEEEGGMFTNDGFRRRTPGGVFIQLLKSDASIPEEKVKPIFEKDELEWKQILREKRKIKKAARNRWKKQQKKKLMKVERADSPGEELEALNSIDSNTECDVSDVIERPSTPEPKDDSSDEVDEEEEEDIATAIQKAKEAIMRKQAKLSQEQMETQLKCVSIEQDMKD